The region GCCGCACCTCGGCGTACTCCACGACGTCGGCGTCGGCGAGGTGCAGGGCCAGCAATTCCTCGAGCGGGGCGATCCCGCGTTCGCCGGCCGCCAGCTCCCGCCGCGCGGCCTGCAGGGCGCGCCACAGGCAGGTCGCGCGACGGCGGTCGTCGCCCTCCAGGTAGCGGTTGCGGGACGACATGGCCAGGCCGTCGGGCTCGCGCAGGGTGGGCGCGTCGATCAGGCGCACCGGCAGGTCGAGGTCGCGCACGACCTCGTCCAGCACCAGGCACTGCTGGGCGTCCTTGCGGCCGAACACCGCCGTCGCGGGCCCGACCAGGTTCAGCAGCTTGACCACCACCGTCGCAACGCCGCGGAAGTGCCCGGGGCGACGCGCGCCGCAAAGGCCGTCCGCCCGGGAGCCGGGCTCGACGGCGGCGCCGGCAGGGTGCGGGTACATCTCCGACACCGGGGGCGCGAAGACGGCGGCGGGCCCCAGCGGGCGCAGCAGTTCCAGGTCCTGCTCCAGATCGCGGGGGTAGCGCGCGAAGTCCTCGCCTGGCGCGAACTGGGTCGGGTTGACGAAGATCGACACCACGACCGGACCGCCGGCGGCGGCCCTTTCGACCAGGGACAGGTGGCCCGCGTGCAGCGCGCCCATGGTGGGCACCAGCACCAGCCGGCCGCCGGATCTCAGGGGGGCGAGCCGCGCGAGGTCGGCCCTGGTCTGCAGGAGTTCCACGCCCCTCAACCCTTCCCGGCGCGACGGGCCGGGTCCGGGTCCTCGTCCGGCGCGTCGTGGAAGCAGTGCTCGGGCGCCGGGAAGGTCCCGCCGCGCACCTCCTCGGCGTAGCGGCGGACGGCGGCCGCGGCCGCGTCGCCCAGGTCGGCGTAGACCTTGACGAAGCGCGGGCGGCGGCCGCGGTAGAGGCCCAGCAGGTCGTGGAAGACCAGGATCTGGCCGTCGCAGCCGGGACCCGCGCCGATGCCGATGGTCGGGATCCCGACGGCGGCCGTGACAAGCGCGGCCAGTTCCGCCGGGATGCACTCCAGCACCATGGCGAAGCAGCCGGCCTGCTCGAGGAACGCGGCCTCGTCCAGCAGGCGGGCGGCGGCGTCCTTCCCGCGGCCCTGCACCTTGAACCCGCCGAAGCGGTGCACCGACTGCGGCGTGAGGCCCAGGTGCCCCATGACCGGGATCTCCGCCGCCAGCAGGGCCGCCAGGATCGCGGCGCGGGCGCGCCCGCCCTCGACCTTGACCGCCGTCGCGCCGCCGTCCTTCACCAGCCGGATCGCGTGGCGCACCGTGTCGTCGGGCGAGACGTGGAAGCTGCCGTAGGGCATGTCGGCGACGACCGGCACGCCGGGCCGCGCGCGCACGACCGCCGCGGTGTGGTGCACCATGTCGTCGATCGTCACCGGCAGGGTGGTCTCGTGGCCCAGCACGACCATGCCCAGCGAGTCGCCCACCAGCACCGCGTCGACGCCGGCCTCGCGGGCGATCTGCGCCGAGGCGAGGTCGTAGGCCGTCACCATCACGATCCGCTCCCCCGCGCGCTTGCGGGCGGCGAAGACCTCGAGGTTCGGCTGCGGCTCCATGGCGGCTCCCGTGGTGTCGAGTCGGTCAGGCGGGCGCGAAGAACCGGGTTCCCTGGAAGTCCTCGCGCAGCTGGTCGAAGAGGCGCTCGAAGTCCCGGGGCACGTTCACGTAGTCGAAGTCGTTCGTGTTGACCACCAGCAGCGGCGTCTGCCGGTAGTGGTGGAAATAATAGCTGTAGGCGCCGTTGAGCGCATCGATGTAGTCGCGGTTCATGTCGCGCTCGAAGCTGCGGCCGCGCCGCGCGATGCGCTCCATGAGCACGTCGGTCGAGGCCTGCAGGAAGATCACCAGGTCCGGCTGCAGGATGCGCTGCTCGAGGATCGTGGCCAGCTGGTCGTAGAGCACGAGCTCGTCGTCGCGCAGGTTCAGGTTGGCGAAGATGCGGTCCTTCGCGAAGAGGTAGTCCGAGACCACCGACTGGGCGAAGAGGTCGCCCTGCAGCAGGCCCTGCTGCTGGCGGTAGCGGCTAAGCAGGAAGAAGAGCTGGGTCTGGAAGGCCAGGGCCGAACGGTCCTGGTAGAACTTCACCAGGAAGGGATTCTCCTCCACGACCTCCAGGTTCACCTGGGCGCCGATGTGACCGGCCAGGCGCTTGGTCAGGCTGGTCTTGCCCGCCCCGATCACGCCCTCCACGACGATGTAACGCCAGGGCAGCGCCGTCGCCGCCGCGCCTCCGTGCTCAGCCATCGCTCCCGTCCCAGGCCAGGGTTCCACCGGGCAGGGGGCGTACCGGGGGCCCGCCTGCGGCGCGGATGATCGCACGAACCGCCCCGACTGTCAGCCCCGAATCGGGCAGGATCAGGCCGGGGTCCAGTTCCGCGAGCGGTTCCAGCACGAAGGCGCGTTCCCGCAGGCGGGGGTGGGGGATCACCAGGTCCGGCTCGCGCACGAGCCGGTCGCCGAACAGCAGGATGTCCAGGTCGAGGGGCCGCGGCTGCAGGTGGGTGGCCGGTGGACGGCCGCAGTCCCGCTCGATCTTCTGCAGGGCCGCCAGCAGCTCGCGCGGCGACAGGCTCGTCCCGATGCGGGCGCAGGCGTTCAGGTAGGGGGGCTGCGGGCCGCCGGGGCCGACGTAGGCGGTCTCCCAGATCCCGCTGCGGTCCAGGGGCCGCACGCCGGCCAGGGCGCACACGGCCGCCCAGCCGCGGCGCAGCGACGACAGCCGGTCGCCCTGGTTGCTGCCCAGGCCGAGCGTCACCGTCGCCTCGCCGTGACGTCGCCCCGTCGGGTCGGGGCCCTCCGTCACTGGATGGACTCCCCGTGGCCGTGCCGGTGCAGGGGCTTGCGAGCCTTGCGGGACAGCAGGTCCTCGCGGGTGCGGTCGATGGTCACCGACACGCTGCCCAGGAAGTTCTTGATGGGCGGGTTCGGCTTGTGGACCGTGACGGTCGCCGCGTCCAGCGCGAACTCGGTCAGCAGCATGTCGCAGATGCGGCCGGCCAGGGCCTCCAGCAGTTGGAACGACTCCCCCGCCGTCAGCTCGATGATCCGCTGGTGGACCAGGGTGTAGTCCAGGGCGTCCTGCATGGAGTCGCTGATCGCGGCGCCCTGCACGTCGGTCCAGAGCTCCACGTCGATGACGAAGCGCTGCCCCAGCTCGCGCTCGGCCGGGTGCGCCCCGTGGTAGGCGTAGACGTCGATACCGGTGAGTCGGATGCAATCCATCACAGCCTCCTGAACCGTTCCGCGGCCTCGGCCAGCCGCTCGTCCGGGGCCGTCAGGGACAGCCGGAACCAGCCCTCGCCCCCGCTGCCGAAACCCGTGCCGGGGGTCACCACGACCGACGCGTCCGCCAGCGCGCGCCGGCAGAAGCCGAAACTGTCCTCGCCCCGCGGCACGCGCGCCCACACGTAGAACGTGGCTTCCGTCTCGAAGACCTCGAAGCCCGCGGCGCGCAGCGCGCCCGTCATCAGGCGGCGGCGGGCAGGGTAGACCGCCATGACGTCGCGCAGCAGGTCCTCTCCCGCCGGCGCGAGCGCCTGCGCGGCCACGTCCTGGACCGCCGAGAACACCCCGCTGTCGATGTTCTGCTTGACCTGTTCCAGCGCGGCGATCACCTCGGGGTGGCCCGCCGCGAAACCGACACGCCAGCCCGTCATGTTGAACATCTTCGAGAGGCTGTGGAACTCCACGACGCGCTCGCGCGACGGGTCCGCCTCGCGCAACAGCGACGCCGGGCGGCTGCCCTCGGGCACCACCTCGAGGTAGGCCGCGTCGCTGGCGATCACGACGCCCGTGCCGCGCAGCGCGGCGACGACGTCGGCGTAGAAGCCGGGCGCGGCGGTGGCGCCGGTGGGGTTGTTCGGGTAGTTCAAGAACAGCAGCCGCGTGCGCGCGCCGGCGGCGGCGGCCAGAGCCGCGGGGTCGGGCAGGAAGCCGCGGTCGGCAGCCAGCGGGAAGACGCGCGGCACACCCCCGGCCAGCAGCGTGGCCGACGCGTACACCGGGTACCCGATGTCCGGCACCAGGACCTCGTCCCCCTCCTCCAGCAGGGCCAGCGGCAGGTGCGCGAGCCCCTCCTTGCTGCCGATCAGGGCCAGGATCTGGGTCTCCGGGTCGACCGTGACGCCGTGGCGGCGCTGCAGCCACGCCGCCGCTGACTGTCGCAGCGCCGCCGAACCCCGGTTGGCCGGGTAGCGGTGGTGCTCCGGCCGCCGGATCGCGGCGGCCATCGCGTCGAGCAGGGGCGCGGGCGTGGGCCGGTCGGGGTCGCCGATGCCCAGGTCGATGACGTCGCGCCCGGCCGCCAGCGCGACGCGCTTGGCGCGGTCGATCTCGGTGAAGAGGTAGGGCGCGAGGCGCTGCAGTCGGGACATGGGGCTCCAGTCGGGATGCGGCGTCGATCGGGCAGGGAAAGCCCCGCGCCGCTTTGGGCAGACGCCGCCCTGGGCAGTCGCGGGGCTGGTCGACGGCGGTGCGGTCAGCGGCCGGCGTTCTGGCGCTGGCGCTGGCGGATCTCCTCGAGCTGGTCCTGCCGCTGCATCTCTTCCTGCGACCAGAATTTGTACTCGCCGGTGGCGTTGGCCGCCACCCAGCGGAACTTCTCCTTGGCCTCCATGTAGCGACCGGCGCCCTCGAGGGCCTTGCCCTGGGCGTAGACCAGGTAGACCCTCTGCGACTCGTCCTCGACGTGCGCGAGGAACTGCTCGGCGACCGCGAGGGCCTCGTCGGTGCGGTTGGCCTTCGTCAGCAGCTCGGAGAACTCGCTCGCGCTCTTGCTGTCCGACGGCTTCAGCTCGAAGTACTGGCGGTAGGCCGCCACCGCGGCGTCGGTCTGGTTCAGCCGGGTGCGGCACCGCGCCAGGTTCAGCAGCACGTTGTCGCGGCGGCTGCTCTCGGGGTTGTTCTTCAGGAAGGCGTCGCCGAGATCGGCGGCGCCCGTGTAGTCGCCCGCGCGCATCTTCTCGACGATCAGCTGGTAGCCCGTGCTGCCGCCCGCCTGCGATCCGTACTCGGAGGCCTTCACCGCGTACAGGTCGGCCTCCTTGACGTTGCCGAAGCCGCGCTCGCGCTCGGCCGCGGCCCGGCAGGCCTTGGTCAGTTCGGGCAGGACCTTCTCGCGCAGGTTCGGGCAGCCGTCCAGCACCTGCTCGAAGGCCTCGACAGAGCGGGGGAAGTCCTTCACCGCGTTGTGCATCACGGCCAGGTTGAAGAGGATCGAGCAGTCCTCGGGCGCCAGACGGCTGGCGTTGACGTACGCCTGGCGGGCGAGGCGGTACTCCTTCAGCTTCGCGTAGGTCTTGCCTAGGTCCATGTAGTCGCCGGACTGGGCTTCCTTGCCGCGCACCTCGATGAGGCGCTCGAAGGTGGTGCGCGCCTGCGCGAAGTCCTCGGTCGCGAAGTAGGCCTTGCCCAGGTACTTCAGCGAATTGGCGTGCTCGGGGCAGATGCTCAGCGCCGACTGCAGCTGCGGGATCGCCTGGGCCCAGCTCTGGGCCTTGATGAAGTCCCCCGCCTGCGAGAAGGCGAAGTCGGCTTCCTTCTGCTGGCCCTCGGGGCAACCGGCGAGCGCGGGGCCGGTCGAAACCGCGACCAGGAGGCTGAGGACGAAGAGCGACGTCAGGATCTGGATCCGTCTCGGCACGGGACACCTCCGACGCGACCGGGAGGCCGCGGTGC is a window of bacterium DNA encoding:
- the folK gene encoding 2-amino-4-hydroxy-6-hydroxymethyldihydropteridine diphosphokinase, which translates into the protein MTEGPDPTGRRHGEATVTLGLGSNQGDRLSSLRRGWAAVCALAGVRPLDRSGIWETAYVGPGGPQPPYLNACARIGTSLSPRELLAALQKIERDCGRPPATHLQPRPLDLDILLFGDRLVREPDLVIPHPRLRERAFVLEPLAELDPGLILPDSGLTVGAVRAIIRAAGGPPVRPLPGGTLAWDGSDG
- a CDS encoding aminotransferase class I/II-fold pyridoxal phosphate-dependent enzyme, whose product is MSRLQRLAPYLFTEIDRAKRVALAAGRDVIDLGIGDPDRPTPAPLLDAMAAAIRRPEHHRYPANRGSAALRQSAAAWLQRRHGVTVDPETQILALIGSKEGLAHLPLALLEEGDEVLVPDIGYPVYASATLLAGGVPRVFPLAADRGFLPDPAALAAAAGARTRLLFLNYPNNPTGATAAPGFYADVVAALRGTGVVIASDAAYLEVVPEGSRPASLLREADPSRERVVEFHSLSKMFNMTGWRVGFAAGHPEVIAALEQVKQNIDSGVFSAVQDVAAQALAPAGEDLLRDVMAVYPARRRLMTGALRAAGFEVFETEATFYVWARVPRGEDSFGFCRRALADASVVVTPGTGFGSGGEGWFRLSLTAPDERLAEAAERFRRL
- the panC gene encoding pantoate--beta-alanine ligase, giving the protein MELLQTRADLARLAPLRSGGRLVLVPTMGALHAGHLSLVERAAAGGPVVVSIFVNPTQFAPGEDFARYPRDLEQDLELLRPLGPAAVFAPPVSEMYPHPAGAAVEPGSRADGLCGARRPGHFRGVATVVVKLLNLVGPATAVFGRKDAQQCLVLDEVVRDLDLPVRLIDAPTLREPDGLAMSSRNRYLEGDDRRRATCLWRALQAARRELAAGERGIAPLEELLALHLADADVVEYAEVRRVPDLSRPQRAEGRLLLAIAARVGPARLIDNLVLDVEPHGVSAASLLEGGQP
- a CDS encoding deoxynucleoside kinase, encoding MAEHGGAAATALPWRYIVVEGVIGAGKTSLTKRLAGHIGAQVNLEVVEENPFLVKFYQDRSALAFQTQLFFLLSRYRQQQGLLQGDLFAQSVVSDYLFAKDRIFANLNLRDDELVLYDQLATILEQRILQPDLVIFLQASTDVLMERIARRGRSFERDMNRDYIDALNGAYSYYFHHYRQTPLLVVNTNDFDYVNVPRDFERLFDQLREDFQGTRFFAPA
- the panB gene encoding 3-methyl-2-oxobutanoate hydroxymethyltransferase; translated protein: MEPQPNLEVFAARKRAGERIVMVTAYDLASAQIAREAGVDAVLVGDSLGMVVLGHETTLPVTIDDMVHHTAAVVRARPGVPVVADMPYGSFHVSPDDTVRHAIRLVKDGGATAVKVEGGRARAAILAALLAAEIPVMGHLGLTPQSVHRFGGFKVQGRGKDAAARLLDEAAFLEQAGCFAMVLECIPAELAALVTAAVGIPTIGIGAGPGCDGQILVFHDLLGLYRGRRPRFVKVYADLGDAAAAAVRRYAEEVRGGTFPAPEHCFHDAPDEDPDPARRAGKG
- a CDS encoding tetratricopeptide repeat protein, with amino-acid sequence MPRRIQILTSLFVLSLLVAVSTGPALAGCPEGQQKEADFAFSQAGDFIKAQSWAQAIPQLQSALSICPEHANSLKYLGKAYFATEDFAQARTTFERLIEVRGKEAQSGDYMDLGKTYAKLKEYRLARQAYVNASRLAPEDCSILFNLAVMHNAVKDFPRSVEAFEQVLDGCPNLREKVLPELTKACRAAAERERGFGNVKEADLYAVKASEYGSQAGGSTGYQLIVEKMRAGDYTGAADLGDAFLKNNPESSRRDNVLLNLARCRTRLNQTDAAVAAYRQYFELKPSDSKSASEFSELLTKANRTDEALAVAEQFLAHVEDESQRVYLVYAQGKALEGAGRYMEAKEKFRWVAANATGEYKFWSQEEMQRQDQLEEIRQRQRQNAGR
- the folB gene encoding dihydroneopterin aldolase, with protein sequence MDCIRLTGIDVYAYHGAHPAERELGQRFVIDVELWTDVQGAAISDSMQDALDYTLVHQRIIELTAGESFQLLEALAGRICDMLLTEFALDAATVTVHKPNPPIKNFLGSVSVTIDRTREDLLSRKARKPLHRHGHGESIQ